Part of the Catalinimonas alkaloidigena genome is shown below.
TAGTAAATAATTTTAGCAACATATAGGCTGCCATCACTGCAGAAAAAACGATCAGTATCCAATCCAGTTTCTTAGACTGATTCCGCTGCTTCTTAGCCAGACCACGATAACCACTTACGGTCATATAAAGCGTAAATACCCCTACCATGAAAAGGAAAGGGTTGAAACGTATCAAGGCCAGTACGAAGGATGAGAAAGCCACTACCAACATGGCCATCACATATATTTTTCCTGAAACCCGATGTACTTTTCCTCCTTTAGGAGAACTGAAGGCGAAAACACCTACTACTAATGCCGTAAAACCAGCGGCGATATGGAGCAGCAGGCAGATAGTGCGAAATATTTCCATGATATTATTGTTAAAATGTTACCCGTTGTTTCTTATCAGCCCGATTCCCAGGCTCAGTAACGAGATTAAGAGAACAATGGCACCCACATACAGAAGCCAGATCAATGGGGTAGGTTTGGTGACTTGTTTTCCTGCCGCAGCTCCAAAAAAGCCTCCTGAAATCAAAATGGCAGAAAGAGGAAAGCCTATGCGTACCCACCATTCCAAGGCTTTGGGGAGTGCTGCATAATCCACCAGAATTTGTGCTATCAGTGACAAGATCACGATTACTCCGGCATGAGCATGCCCGGCGCGAAACATAGATTTTTGGAATGTATTCAGGCCCATTTCCGTATGTTTCCCCGCCAAAAGCTGTAAAAGAAAGTAACCTCCGTATTGAATGGTCGGGACGGTTAACAAAATGATACCGCACATTAATTTGGTGATGTATGTCATATCACTGTCTTTTAAGATTTCACTTCTTACTTTTTTTATGACAGCAATGTATTTGGTACAGCATAAACTTACTATTCTTATTGGATGAGCAGGAAAAGAAAGGGGACCAACGGGAAAATTGACAGATAAACAGTTTACTAATATTTAAAATTATACATTTATCCATATGCAACCACCAGCCTGGCTTGATCGCATGGAGTACCCTTTTTCGCCTCACTGGATTGACCTTCCGGCAGGGCGTATGCATTATGTAGATGAAGGCAGCGGTGAGACCATAGTAATGCTACACGGCAATCCTAACTGGTCTTTTGCTTACCGAAAACAGATTAAAGCTTTAGACAATAATTATCGTTGCATAGCCCCCGATCTTATCGGTTTTGGGCTTTCTGACAAACCTCAGGATTGGTCTTATCTGCCTGCAGACCATGCCCGGCAGTTTGAATTGTTTATTTGTAAACTTCGTCTTCGCAACATCACCCTCGTGTTGAATGACTGGGGAGGTCCTATCGGACTATATTATGCCCTACGGTACCCGGAAAATGTAAAGCGCCTGGTGCTTATGAACACCTGGATGTGGCCAGTGGATGACGACTGGTACTACTGTGCTTTCAGCGGGTTTATGGGAAGCGCAATGGGTAAATGGCTGATTAGGCGTTTTGACTTTTTCAATCGTGTCATTGTGCCTGCTGTTGTAGGTAATAAAGAAGCTTTCACCAAAGACATATGGAAACATTATCGTGCCCCTCTTAAAAAAAGGACAGATAGAAAAGGCAACTGGGTTTTTCCCGGGCAAATTACTGGATCAACCAATTGGTTACGACAACTTTGGGAACAGCGAAATAAAATTAAAGATAAGCCTACTTTACTTTTTTGGGGCATGAAAGACATTGGCTTTCGCGAAAAA
Proteins encoded:
- a CDS encoding alpha/beta fold hydrolase; this translates as MQPPAWLDRMEYPFSPHWIDLPAGRMHYVDEGSGETIVMLHGNPNWSFAYRKQIKALDNNYRCIAPDLIGFGLSDKPQDWSYLPADHARQFELFICKLRLRNITLVLNDWGGPIGLYYALRYPENVKRLVLMNTWMWPVDDDWYYCAFSGFMGSAMGKWLIRRFDFFNRVIVPAVVGNKEAFTKDIWKHYRAPLKKRTDRKGNWVFPGQITGSTNWLRQLWEQRNKIKDKPTLLFWGMKDIGFREKELKRWEKLLTDKHVIRVANSGHFPQEEASEQLVKALSAFVGKS
- a CDS encoding DUF2306 domain-containing protein; this translates as MEIFRTICLLLHIAAGFTALVVGVFAFSSPKGGKVHRVSGKIYVMAMLVVAFSSFVLALIRFNPFLFMVGVFTLYMTVSGYRGLAKKQRNQSKKLDWILIVFSAVMAAYMLLKLFTMPGGGLQGFMPVVLVFSLTLFVFIFRDIQIYSGSISMNANKWLLYHIGRISGAYIATFTAFLVTNIETDPVYIAWLLPTVVGSFVIAYFQRKYKLKPRTV